Below is a genomic region from Echinicola rosea.
CTGGGCAAAAGCGGCCCGCCAGCTTTTGATCATAGCTTGGGTCAGCAGCGTATAACTTTCCCGTTCGTGCCTGTTGGATTCTCCCTGATACCAACAAAATCCGGAAACCGATAAATTCTTGAACGGATGAACAATGGCATTGTAAAGCAGATATGGCCTTGTGACCTTTTCAAAACTAAATCCCCCATCGATTTTCTCTTTTGATCTATCGGATTGCAGGTACGGTTGTAAATACTCCTTGTCCAGCAAAGGATCGGCAGCTAAAACTCTCCTGGGAACATAGGCTTGCGCTGCAGAAGCACCAATACCCGTAAAAACCACCCCCACAGGTATGTTCAGGTCTTCATGCAATTTACTCCCAAAATAATAGGCCACAGCAGAAAACTTGCGGACAGAAGTGGAGTCACAGCTTTTCCACTCCCCATTTACATTATCTATGGGGACATTGCTAAAATTCAATCCAGCATAAAACAACCTCAAATTGGGATGGTTGGCCTTTTTGATTTCCTTCTCGGCATTGACCACCTCATCCATTCCAAATTGCATATTGGACTGTCCACTGCAAATCCAGACATCCCCGATCAATACATCTTCCAATTGAACGGTTGTTTCATTACTGTCGAGCCGTAGCCAGTGAGGGCTAAAATCCCCTCTTTTTGCCTTGGGTACGGGCAAAATCCCCATAAACCTACCGTATGGATCAGCAACAACTTCAACAGGACTGCTTGCCCAGTCTGCTGTAATCCGTACAATGGCACCTGGCTGGGCATTTCCCCAAACCTTGAACGGCTTGTTTTGTTGTACGACCATATGATTTCCCAATGGATCTGCAAAAGATAGGTCCTGCGCATAGGTAAACGCACTTATCAAACAGAAGACGGCAGTTTTAAAGACTATTTTGAAATAGCTATACATTGCGATAATAAATTTGCTCAATGAATTTTAATTATTTTGGACAGGACGGATTTCAACCTTCCTTTTAATAGGCCGATTCACCTTGTAGATCACGTCCGCCACGGTTTCCAGTTGTTCTTCATAGGTTTTCCGGATTTCTTCAAAGCGCATGGCTTCATAAGTCTCCATTTTGCTGCGGGCAAAACCATTTTCTTTGGAAATCTTCCTGGCCGCCTCTACCGCATGTTGATCATCCTCAAACAACATATCCAGGTCCTTGAATACGTTATATTGCACCCAATGATATTCCCGGATTTTGTTATCGATATTCCGGATGGTATTGGCTAAATTCATCACGGTCCATGCCTGTTTGTATTGGGGTGTGGTTTTGATTTCTGCCAAGTTGATCCCTTTCGCAAAAGCTGCCCCCTTCCATTTTCCAATCGACTCTCCGTCAATGAGCACCTCATAATTTTGATCAGCGGACAGGTTTCGGACCTGAAAAATTTCGCGGTTAAAGGTTTCCATAAAGGGCACTACCTCTAATGCCAAGGATTGCTTCTGCTCGTTTCCCCACATCTTGGAAACGGTATCTACCGGATATGGCAGCGACCTGGCCAGGTAGTCAAAACTGAGGCCTTCCCCATCTACTTTAAGGTTGGAAATCGTCGCATTTTCTTCTTTGATAACTGAGCTGCTCTTGTGATCGAGGTTAATTTCGGCCACTGGGGCTTCCAACCCCTGTGCCTTCAAAAAAAGATGGGCCATGACCAAATGTCCTCCGTTACCTGGATGGATTCTATCCGGACCGGTTATGGTAAATGCAGGGTCTTCTTTTTGCCCTTTCAGGTTAATTGCCTGCATTGGGTAGTACAAATCCACAAAATCCCAATCCTGCTTTGCTGCTTCTTCTTTCTGAAAAGCCACAATCCGTTCCATGGCCTTGCTTTTTCCGGAAAAATGGTTGTTTTCATTCTCCATGGTTTCATCATAGGGAGAAGAACTCATGATGATTTTCCTCAACTTGGGTGCTGCTTTTAGCTGGCCGACGATTTTTTGAAAATCCTGATAGGATTTCTCCACCCGCTCATCTGCGAATTCACCTGGGTTATCCCCATTGTATTCAAAATACCCGGTATCATTCATCCCAAAGGTGATCACGACGGCATCTGGATCCAATGCCAAGGCATCCGACTCCAGGCGATCATGGATCTGACCAGACACATCTCCACCAATCCCTACATTCCTGATCTCAACCCGTCGATCAGGAAAATGTGTCATATAATACAGCCAGATATAAGTTTCATAATACCCTGCTTCAGTAATGCTGTTTCCCACAAAGGCCACCTTATCCCCTTTTGAAAAAGGTTCAATGGTCTGGGACATGGCGGTCCCGGCGACCAAAACAGCCGCTAACGTTAAGATAACTATTTTTTTCATGGTTTATTTTAGGTTGTAATTGGGTGCTGCTCCCATGACCAATTCCAGTTCCCCTCCTGCTTGGATATCACTAAAATCAATAAACGGGTGTTTCAATTGTTTGCCGTTCAGTTTAATTTTCTGAATGTATTTGTTGTCTGGGCTGTTATTAATGGCAGTTACCGTGAAAGTCCTGCCCTTGGCATACGTAGGGTCCAGCTGAAAACTGATCTGGTCAAACACCGGACTGGTGATATCCACCCTGGTGTCTCCGGGACATACCTGATACAGTCCGGCAGAAGCCAACACGTACCAAGCGGACATTTGTCCGACATCTTCATTCCCTACCAGGCCTTCCACACTGTTTTTGTAACCACGCTCACAAATCAGTCTGGTCCATTTCTGGGTCAACCAAGGTGCTCCCAGGTAATTGAAAAGGAAAGGCACGTGATGAACAGGTTCATTGGCGTGGTTATAATATTCGTTCCACATCAGGTTTTCAGGCGCCTTTTCAAAAAAATTGGTCAAATCCTCCCTAACTGCTGCTTCCCCCCCCATCAGGTTGATCATTCCTTCGATATCGTGCGGCACAAACCAGCCTTGCTGATAGGCATTGCTTTCAATGCTTCCATACCACTCCAGTAAGCGTCCTTCTGCGGGCCAAGCTTCAAAACTCCCATCCTCCTTTCTTGGCCGGAACCAGGCAACTGAGTCATCAAAGATGTTCTGGTAGCTTTTGGACCTGTCGAAAAAGGTCTTTGCTATACGTTTCTCTCCCATATCTTCCGCCATTACTGCAGTACACCATTCTGTATAGGCATATTCCAGGGTATGGGAAATACTTAAGCCCCCTGGGGTATATCCCCTTTTCCCATTGCCAAACCTTTCACCAGAATTGACCATGTACCGAAGCGCCCTTTCGGTATCAAAATCCCGAATTCCTTTACGGTAGGCATCCGAAATAACTGACACTGCCGGATTTCCGATCATGCAGCCGCTGTAAGCATTGAGCAGCTCCCAGCGTTCCAGGTATTCCTTTCCACTTTGTTCGGCCATGGTCACCAATGAATTGATCATATCGTTGACCAACACTGGATTGATGATGGTCTGCAAAGGAAACTGGCTGCGAAAAACGTCCCAACCACTGAAAATGGTCCGCTTGGTAAAGTCACTGGAACGATGTGCCTGGCCATCAGCTCCCATATAATTTCCATTTACATCCTCATACATCCGCGGATCTATCATGCTATGGTAAAGGGCTGTATAAAATACCGTTTTCTGTTCTTCAGTTCCTCCACGTATGGCCACCTTCGAAAGTGCGGTGTTCCAAAGTGCTTTTGCCTTATCCTTTGCCTTTTCAAAATCCCAGTCATTGATTTCTGCTTCAAGGTTGTTTTTGGCCCCTTCCATACTCACAAAGGAAATTCCCGTTTTCACCAGGATAGTTTCATCTTCCGTTGTTTCATATTCTGCAAAGAACCCCATATGTTTTCCCTGGGCTTCTTTCACCTTTCTTTCTACAACAGCTTCAGCTATTCGTTGCTGGTAACGCTCACTTTCTATCGCTTCCCTTTTCCTGCTCCAGTCCGATGGAATATCCGCTTTCCAAACCCCATACTCCTTAAATGGCTTGCTGAACTGGGCATGGAAATACACGGTATAATCGGAGCTCCCCTCACCATTTCCCCATCCCCCGCCTTCTGGCGGACATTTCATCCATCCACGGATGGTATGATCATCCACTACCTCCAACCGTTGTAAGGTAGAAGTGCCGCCGACCCTTCTGGCCAAATCAATCTGGATACGGGACTGTTTTTTTTCCGGAAAGGTAAATTTCAACATCCCGCTATGGGGGGCAGCCGTCATCTCGGCCTTTATATTGCTTTCGGTCAAATCAACCTTGTAATATCCCGCTTCCGCATGCTCACTGGACTTGACACAGGCAGAACGATATCCATCCTGCGGCCGGTCCATCGGGCCTGCTGCGGTCTGTAAATCACCTGTAGTGGGCATCACCAAAAAATTCCCAAGGTCACCATACCAGCCTACCCCGCTCATCTGTGTAAAGGCAAATCCTTCAATCGAAGTATGCTCATAACTGTAGCCCGAACCATTGTCCCCACCTGTAATGGTATTGGGACTTACCTGTACCAAGCCATATGGTGTAGTCGCCCCGGGAAAGGTTTTTCCAAGCCCATGATAGACCCCGGCAGCATCAGTACTGGTACTGGCCCCAATAAAAGGGTTTACATATTGCACTGGCTCAAGCGCTTCGGTTTTTTGCAAACTCATTTGGGCAAATGTCGGAATGCTGAGCACTAGCATGGCCATGCCCATTAGCTTTATTCTCAAGGTCATTATAGGTTTATTCAAAGTGGATTAATGATGGTAATCTTTTATTTTCAAGGTCCTCACCCCAAAACGGGGTATGGACAATCGGATCTTTCTCGGCGATTTGCCGGATACCTCGAGGACCTCTGCGTTCTCTCCATTGAGCGTTACGAATTCTGCGCGCTTAAAGCTCCCATCCACCAAGACCGTTGATTGTCCAGCAGTTCCTTCTGCGTTGAACAATCGCACCAGCAAATCCTTTCCTGCAAAATGGGCAGTGGTAATTTGCCAGCCTTCTTCTTCCAGCTCCAACAGGGATTGATGGGCCACATCTCCTGTTGAGGTGGTTGTTAGTTGGGCCTTAAGGGGCTCATCCCATCTGGCGTTTTCCATCCAGATCCCTGCTTCATCCCATTTTTCCCGATGGGGCACCAGGGCATATTTGACATGGGTAGGTCCCTCGATTTTATAATTCATGCCCCAAAGTGCCCTGCCTGAATATTGGATATTTAGGGCCAAAGGGTGGTCTTTGCCATGTGCATAACTGGTCGTATGATCAGAAAACAGGGCTACGCCAAGGTTTTCCGTTTCATCCATTACATCCACCCAGTTCAGGATAATATTGTTTTTTATGCTGTCCCACCGGGTAAAAAAGGTAGATTCCAATTCACTTCTTGTCACATCAAATGGCGCATTTTTAAATACCTTCTGCTGATCCAAGGCCAATGGAAAATGCACCAAAAGCTTATAGGCATCATTGTAAAAAGCTTTTTTGGGATCTACGGCTTTATAATTTTCCATCTGGGAATATTCCCCTATTCCTGGGCTCCCCTGCCAGTCTATGGTCACTTCAAAATCTATCTTTCTCTCTCCCTGATAAAAACTTATCAACTGTTCAAAAGGATGCTTTCCTATATGCCCCTTGACAGAAACAGCGGTCATCAAGGGCCCGTTCACTACGATTTCCACCTTGGCAGGGCTTTCAGTGCTTGAAAGAAACTTGCCCAAATCATAAAAATAACCTCTCAGCTCATTGAAAGCCCTATCATCCCCCTTGTCCACCAACTCTTTACCTCTCAGCTTTTTTGCTTTTAAACTCTCGATAACTCCTCCTTTGGCCGGATTGATGATTACTTCATAATAATCTGTATCGACCTGCACTTTTCCATCTGGCATCTTTAGGGCCCTGGTTTCATTTCCCTTTGGTACATTGGCCTGTTCCAGGCGAAAACTGCTCAAGCCCAATGGCCCCGCCTTTGCCCTAAACAACAATTGCTGCCGTCCATCTATATAGGCCAATTGACTTGGTATTTGCTGGCCCTTTATATCCATTACCTTCCAATTTCCTTGCTTTAAGCCTTCGGCATCCACTTTGATCAGTTCTTCCCTTGCGGTCCCTTGGCCGTTGAAGACATTTATGGATAAAGGGGCTTCTATTTCAGTGGCTTTCCCACCCAGGATACCATCTATGGCCTCCGCACTGATCTCATTGGCAATGCCGGTCCAATCCACCACTTTATCGGCCCATGTTTTATTACCTTCCACCCTGTTATAGGGGACTATCCAACAATCATGGTGCTGGGCAAGGGCAAGGTTTCTCCATCCCTCGTCAAACTTTTCCGCAGACCATGTTCCGCCAGAATAGGCCTTGGCATAAGCCGCCATTTTTTCCGCCAAGGTAATATTGTTCTCTGCCACCCTTACATTTTGGGCCAACTGCTGCATCACTTGGGAGCCCCAAACCAGGCTGACCAGAACATCTTCTTGGCTAAAGTCCCAAACATCTTCAGCCTCGGATATTGCAATATTTTCAAAGTAATTGGTCCAAGTAACATAATGGGAGGGCTGATAAAGGGGCTTATCAGCTCCCAGCCAGGGACCGCCCTTCCAAGCTGCATCCTGCAGGCACATTCCTACCGGATGTGGGATACCCTGCTCCAAAGCAGCTTGTATATAGGACTCCCCATTGCCCCATGCCCTGGTCTGCCACGTGGAATTGGGCTCTAAAGCTTCGCTCTCATACCTGGGCACGGTTTTGATAAAAGAGCCATCAGGTCCTTGCCAATTGACCAGTTCCCCTCCATGTGCGCGGGTATAGCCGCCCCAACAAGTGTTTGGATTTTTCAGCACGGCATATTTAAACCCAAAGGACTTTAGAATCTGTGGCAAAGCGCTCGTAAAGCAGGGCTCTTCCGAAGAATAAGTAGTGTAGGACATTTCAGGAAAATGTTTCCGCATATGGCGGATACCAAGGTCGAATTGTCTTATAATGGACTCTCCGGAAATATTAAAGAGGTAAGCCTGCCCATAAGACGGGTTGACAATATCTATTCTTTCGGCAAATCCTGGCTTTACCATGGCATTTTGGAAAGCCTTATAAGCTTTGGGGTCATAAACTTTTACCGAATCCCATGTTTCCGGTTCAATTTCTAGATTGATCTTCCAATTGGGATGTTGCGAAAGTTGGTCGACCATAAACTGGGTTTGCCACCTTGGATAATGACCGTATACCCCTCCATGGTATCCGTCCACAAAATAGGCGTCTTGGGCTTTGGTAACGTTAGTGGTGACAATTAAAACCGTAAAAACGCTGATTACTGCACTATGGATTATTCTTGGTTTCATTGGGTAAATTATTAATTCAATCCCTCCTTTACATCTTATATATGATGTGCACAGGATGAATAGCTATAACATATTCTATTTTTGCTTGAAAAGTAATAAAATAAAAATCAATTTGCTAAATCGATTAACTAATTTTTGTCAAAGAATATAAAAGTACAGTTTAAATATTAGGCCTACAGGGCATTCTATGAAATACATACGGGTCAATAATATTGTTTACATAAAATGAAAAGTTCAATTTTTCCAAACCTTGCCAACAAGTAAACCTACCGGTCACATAATTGATCTTAAATAGTTTATTCCATGCTAGTGGTTTTAATAGCAGGAAATAAAATCTTATTGATTTAGGATCTTTATCGATTTTTGAAATATATCCTAGAAGGCACTCCAATCCCGGACCAACCAATACTAGGTGGGGGTAAAAGTAAAGTTTAACGTTTTAGCTATGAGTATTTATTTTCGTCCGAAAACGTATAAACTCTTTTCAATCATGTACCTAAGGACGACTCGAATAGGAGGAAACAAATACCGTTAGGACTTCCTTAATGTTTAAACATTTCCTGTTGGCGTCATGCCTTTTACATTGTTCCACCCCACTCTCCTTTTCCCATGGACTAAAAATAAAATGATAACAATTTGGCCAAAAGCCCCTTCTGTCGAAATTATACGTATTGATAGTTATTGCTAGATACGAATTTATCTTACATATTTTAATAGATTTTGAATCTTAAGATACTCCCTAATATATTTGAAAGGAAAGGGTAAAACTGTTAACCCCTCATGTTTAACAAAGTCAACATTCATCGTTTCAATTAACTCGTCAAAAAGAATGGGGGCATTTTCAATTGGAACAGCCCTTCTTATATTACAATAGTTTTTAAACGATGCTTTGATACCCTTACTTTTATCGCCAACAAAGTATTCCACACCTTCACCATTTGTTCTGTACACAATGTCAATATTGGAATTGAATAGCTCGTATTTTTTTTTCTTACCACGAAGGAAATTCCTTAAAATAATACCCTTCTCCTCAAATAGAAGTTCATTAAGGAGTTCTTTCGCAAGATTCGGTTTTTTAAACTTCAACCCCAACGCATTCTTGCGATTTATGACATTCGTAGGTAAAATGTTCAATTGATTGATAATGTCATCATGAACTTCGGAAGATTCAGATTTTTTCCATCGGCTAATTATACTTATCAATTCATCCTTATCCAATTCAAAATCTTCCGTTTCTTTTTCCAAAGCATTGCCAACCTTTTTGAAAGCTGGTAATGCCCTAAGATTTGTTGTGCCTATCAAATTAATGAAACCGTCTTTTGTCTTTATTAAACCTTCAGGTTTGAAGTTTCCTTTTGAATAGAGTGGTTCGAAGTACTTCTTGAATTGATCGTATTTTGAAGAAGAAAATAGGTCACTTAAGTCCAATACCTCAAATTCTAAATTCCCATTTGGACAAATTTTAAGAAAACCTATCCGGTCAACATCCTTTGTATCATCTTTCCATGCAAACATCCAATCCTTCTTGTACTGATTTGATCCCCAATCTGTAACCGTAATATTGTTGTTTAGAACATCATCTTTGATTACGATTTCTTTAAGTATGTTTTTTACTGCTGCTAAAGCTGTTTTGTTCTGTTTTTCAAGTTTCTTCCTAGTAGAACTCTCACATGCACTTATTTCCTTATTTAGGTAAAATTCGAATTTA
It encodes:
- a CDS encoding sialate O-acetylesterase; protein product: MYSYFKIVFKTAVFCLISAFTYAQDLSFADPLGNHMVVQQNKPFKVWGNAQPGAIVRITADWASSPVEVVADPYGRFMGILPVPKAKRGDFSPHWLRLDSNETTVQLEDVLIGDVWICSGQSNMQFGMDEVVNAEKEIKKANHPNLRLFYAGLNFSNVPIDNVNGEWKSCDSTSVRKFSAVAYYFGSKLHEDLNIPVGVVFTGIGASAAQAYVPRRVLAADPLLDKEYLQPYLQSDRSKEKIDGGFSFEKVTRPYLLYNAIVHPFKNLSVSGFCWYQGESNRHERESYTLLTQAMIKSWRAAFAQGELPFYLVQVAPFFYDLEDPKLADYAFFREAQEAVTALANTEMVVTMDVGEAKDLHPKNKKPIGLRLARTALNRHYGRLEVDYQGPQFRDVKFEKGKALVSFEPESVKSGLQTNDGMPPRFFQVAGADQVFYPAKAVIKGNRILLSSKEVKRPVAVRYAFTNYPVTNLENKEGIPAVPFRTDNWQEPD
- a CDS encoding SGNH/GDSL hydrolase family protein; the protein is MKKIVILTLAAVLVAGTAMSQTIEPFSKGDKVAFVGNSITEAGYYETYIWLYYMTHFPDRRVEIRNVGIGGDVSGQIHDRLESDALALDPDAVVITFGMNDTGYFEYNGDNPGEFADERVEKSYQDFQKIVGQLKAAPKLRKIIMSSSPYDETMENENNHFSGKSKAMERIVAFQKEEAAKQDWDFVDLYYPMQAINLKGQKEDPAFTITGPDRIHPGNGGHLVMAHLFLKAQGLEAPVAEINLDHKSSSVIKEENATISNLKVDGEGLSFDYLARSLPYPVDTVSKMWGNEQKQSLALEVVPFMETFNREIFQVRNLSADQNYEVLIDGESIGKWKGAAFAKGINLAEIKTTPQYKQAWTVMNLANTIRNIDNKIREYHWVQYNVFKDLDMLFEDDQHAVEAARKISKENGFARSKMETYEAMRFEEIRKTYEEQLETVADVIYKVNRPIKRKVEIRPVQNN
- a CDS encoding GH92 family glycosyl hydrolase; this encodes MTLRIKLMGMAMLVLSIPTFAQMSLQKTEALEPVQYVNPFIGASTSTDAAGVYHGLGKTFPGATTPYGLVQVSPNTITGGDNGSGYSYEHTSIEGFAFTQMSGVGWYGDLGNFLVMPTTGDLQTAAGPMDRPQDGYRSACVKSSEHAEAGYYKVDLTESNIKAEMTAAPHSGMLKFTFPEKKQSRIQIDLARRVGGTSTLQRLEVVDDHTIRGWMKCPPEGGGWGNGEGSSDYTVYFHAQFSKPFKEYGVWKADIPSDWSRKREAIESERYQQRIAEAVVERKVKEAQGKHMGFFAEYETTEDETILVKTGISFVSMEGAKNNLEAEINDWDFEKAKDKAKALWNTALSKVAIRGGTEEQKTVFYTALYHSMIDPRMYEDVNGNYMGADGQAHRSSDFTKRTIFSGWDVFRSQFPLQTIINPVLVNDMINSLVTMAEQSGKEYLERWELLNAYSGCMIGNPAVSVISDAYRKGIRDFDTERALRYMVNSGERFGNGKRGYTPGGLSISHTLEYAYTEWCTAVMAEDMGEKRIAKTFFDRSKSYQNIFDDSVAWFRPRKEDGSFEAWPAEGRLLEWYGSIESNAYQQGWFVPHDIEGMINLMGGEAAVREDLTNFFEKAPENLMWNEYYNHANEPVHHVPFLFNYLGAPWLTQKWTRLICERGYKNSVEGLVGNEDVGQMSAWYVLASAGLYQVCPGDTRVDITSPVFDQISFQLDPTYAKGRTFTVTAINNSPDNKYIQKIKLNGKQLKHPFIDFSDIQAGGELELVMGAAPNYNLK
- a CDS encoding glycoside hydrolase family 38 C-terminal domain-containing protein, with the translated sequence MKPRIIHSAVISVFTVLIVTTNVTKAQDAYFVDGYHGGVYGHYPRWQTQFMVDQLSQHPNWKINLEIEPETWDSVKVYDPKAYKAFQNAMVKPGFAERIDIVNPSYGQAYLFNISGESIIRQFDLGIRHMRKHFPEMSYTTYSSEEPCFTSALPQILKSFGFKYAVLKNPNTCWGGYTRAHGGELVNWQGPDGSFIKTVPRYESEALEPNSTWQTRAWGNGESYIQAALEQGIPHPVGMCLQDAAWKGGPWLGADKPLYQPSHYVTWTNYFENIAISEAEDVWDFSQEDVLVSLVWGSQVMQQLAQNVRVAENNITLAEKMAAYAKAYSGGTWSAEKFDEGWRNLALAQHHDCWIVPYNRVEGNKTWADKVVDWTGIANEISAEAIDGILGGKATEIEAPLSINVFNGQGTAREELIKVDAEGLKQGNWKVMDIKGQQIPSQLAYIDGRQQLLFRAKAGPLGLSSFRLEQANVPKGNETRALKMPDGKVQVDTDYYEVIINPAKGGVIESLKAKKLRGKELVDKGDDRAFNELRGYFYDLGKFLSSTESPAKVEIVVNGPLMTAVSVKGHIGKHPFEQLISFYQGERKIDFEVTIDWQGSPGIGEYSQMENYKAVDPKKAFYNDAYKLLVHFPLALDQQKVFKNAPFDVTRSELESTFFTRWDSIKNNIILNWVDVMDETENLGVALFSDHTTSYAHGKDHPLALNIQYSGRALWGMNYKIEGPTHVKYALVPHREKWDEAGIWMENARWDEPLKAQLTTTSTGDVAHQSLLELEEEGWQITTAHFAGKDLLVRLFNAEGTAGQSTVLVDGSFKRAEFVTLNGENAEVLEVSGKSPRKIRLSIPRFGVRTLKIKDYHH